In Sander vitreus isolate 19-12246 chromosome 4, sanVit1, whole genome shotgun sequence, the genomic stretch ATTACATACATCCATTATTTCAAATTCTTCTCCACACCGCTAGGACATAAATCTGGAGGAGAGCTACTAAATCCCTTTATTAATGTCAATTTAActtaaaatatatgtttttttggcCTACAACTAGTCACAACacaataaaaagataaatataaagctacaacaacaacaacaacaacaacaacaacaaaagtacaATTTACCTTCCTAACAttgctgcacatgtgtgtgtgtgtgtgtatgtgtgtgtttggatgggGGGGCACTTTCTTGAACTTGCATGTGATGTCTTTTTTTGCCCTAGGGCAATACGagtttcattcatttatatttcattCATGTACATTCGTATCACTTCATATACAGTGTATGTCATCATCATTACGTTACATTGCATTAATTATCTGCCTTCAGGCCTCAAGGCTGAATAGGTTATGTTGCATGTGTCAGAGCGGGTATTTAGAGAATCCACTGATGACCTGAACTGACAGTGCATCTGCATTAAATGCAGTAAATGTGTTTGGCTGAGTCAGATAAGATGGATAGaataaataattcataacaTCGAACATGAACGAATGATATTTGAAACTAAAATGAAGGGTGAAGGAGGCtttaatgcaaaaataacaCAGCACATTTACAAAGCTCTTCTGAAATACAAACTCTGATGCTACATGCCAACTGTTACAAACCACAGAAAAGTAAGAATGTTAAGCATCTAGAACCTATATATGTTTTTTAGGAAGAGACCAAAAGGCCAGTAAATATTGAATTACATTTGTCAAGTATCTACAGACACGACTTCAAATGaaggctaatgttgctctgtgtctgctggatgtgtaatagtagtatagtagtaaAATAGCCAATGATATAGTGGTCTTTGTACCTGtcagcttttgtttgtttgttttcagccCCCTATTGGCCAAAAATCAATTAAGGCAGCCAAGTATATTTTAGAAAACACAACTTTTTTCCACAACTGGAAATAAACTGCAACTGGTAATATAATATGAACAATATGAATAAATTGGCAGGAAAAAGCACAATGTACACAGGATTTATCAGTGAAAGCTCTTTATTCAaaacaatgttaacaaaaaagaagaaacatgaAGAATAAAAGAAACCACTCTTAAATATGTATACAGTACAAAGCTTTGCAAGATAGAGATGTAACAATGTCaattccaaaaataaaatgcatgatAAAGAACTGTCAGAAAAATAAAGCGGTAAATATCCTATAAAAAGTAACAGTATGCAGAAATAAATACCTCAGTTTGtctgatttcttttctttttgggcTCTTTTTTGTCTAACAGCGAAGTGCCTAATGGGCCAGGGTCAGAACCTCTGTGTTCAGGGAACATCAAGTTGTTGTCTCATAATTGCAAAAAATGGAGAAATTCTCTGAAATAGTTTTGAGAGGGGAGGAACATAATCACAAGTCATAAGCTGGGCAAGTTTTCGGCTTTCTGGGTTTGTTTAGCAGCCGGTGCAGGCAGCAAAGGCGCAGATCTCACAGACGTCCATGGGAACCATAgctaaaataaagacaaacagaaacaaacactgtTGAATCACCTGTACTTCAATGTTCATCTAATTTACAAACTTAGAATTCCATTACTCAGACTGGCTGTTCAATATATAATGGTCTCACCTAGTCTGGCGAGGGATGCAGATGCTCCTCTCTGCTTACAGAGGGGCAGGAACTCCTGTGGGAGCATAGGGTCGGCACAGAGGGACACGGTGCTTGCCCTGAGTCGTGGGCTTTGTTGTCCGGTCGCACCGCTGCTCTCTGTCAGCTCCTGGAGCCTCTTGATGGCttccagagagaaagacaatcCATTTTCctaaaaagaaaaggcagatgTTAAAGAACTACAATTGAAACCAAGGCCCAATTTGCTAATGTAGCAGTAGTTCAAATAATGTAACAAAATAGAAGTATGTGGCGGAGGTTTGCACAGTTGTAGTATGCTTCGTAATCTACCAGAGTAGCCTACAGAATGCAGGTTTGTAGTAACCTACATGAACCATGCCTTTGTCCAGGCCAGTCAGTCATACAGAAATGTTAAGTGCTGCACTTACTTCAACCTGCACAGCTTCAGAAGTCCAGCCGAGAGCCAGGACGAGGACAGCGATGATGGCGAGTGTGGTCTTCATGGTGacagttaagagcagttagtCTTGcagtgtctttgtctcttgctGTTGATGTGCTCAGCGGGTGCTCAGCTCAGTGTCTGCTTTCCCTCCGTCCACAGGCCTCCTTTTAAACAGTTCTGCCCTGCAGGTGCTACAAACGGGACCAACGTTTTTCTCACGGGTTAATGAGTAGTGATGGGGTTTTACAGGGTTGTAAAAGGAAATCATATATCCTTCTTTAGCCTCATGGCTTATGGTTATTTTTTATGGCTCTCTGGCTCTCTTGGAAGCTCTGTATCGCAGAATTGACACACCTTTGGTTGGTTAAACAGTTACCTTTTGCTCCATTGATGACAATGAAGCCACACCAGCCCAGAAAGTTCTCTAACACTGATGCAAATTATCAAAAGGTTATTTTATGCGCTGACATTTCTGACAGTCTCAtgtttttatacaatatattgcttactacagaaaaaaaattacGGAAAAATAAATGCTGTTAAATCTTATGCAAAATACTTGCAAAATGGTTTTGCCTTTCTTGCAGTATGAGTAAGGAAAAACCCACCCAACTACATCTAACTAGGCTAAACCAAACCATTACATATAtgttaatattattttattccatgtAAGTTGCCTGCAGAGCTTTTATTAGCTTGTATATGGACTAATCTGATAGTATTTACTTAATATTGGTGGATGAGTTTATTTCTGCTTCTGCTGCAGAAAACATGaagttcaatttatttatttagccctTTAGTCCATCCAAATTTAAGAAATTAATAAACTTGCACTTTCAGGCCCAAAGACACTGGTGTGTAGAACAACAGTTGGATAAGCTTTCCAGAAGTTTCTACAATGAATACTAGATGCATTTCCCGCAATGCTAAAGTGTTGTCCTTTAAGTAGACAAAGTGATTTTCAGTGACGATGATGAGAACACTGCAGAAATCAAACCTGTGACCTTCCAGTAATGACACAACTATCTAATTGCTATGCCTCTCATGGACAAGAGGAGGCTATGAAAAAATCAATTGACTACACCtatgagagggagggagtgcacacccacacacacagtgatgcaAGGCTGTGGCAGGCCAGTGAGGTTTTTAATGAGTTCATTAAACACAATTCTTCACGCAGAGCATGAAGGGTCTATCTACACAACATATCTGGGGTTACACATTACAGTACATCTCAACAGTCATCATCAAACTATAATTTCTGTCAGATAGAAATGGCGATTGAAACTttataaaaaattattttagcCAATAAAAATTATGAGGTGTTTTTTATTATCAACAGTTCCTCTGAAGAAACCTACACTACCAATTCATTTATTCTGCCAACAATTATTGAATTCATTACTAATTTGTTTTGATAATACTGTATGCACCATACAATCCCACCTGCATTGTTACCTAATCCCAAGGGCCCATCTTGTGGAGGGGCCTTGCTtaatttttctattttaaatgcttttttgtttcattatatttttgttttacaaaataaaagtgtgCTAACTTACTTTATTACTGCAAACTACAGTAACCACAAACAAATTATTGTTCACTAACTAATACATACACAATAGACAAAGAATGGGAGAGAGGGGGTTAACAGGGACCCACAGCTAATTTTGGGTCTAGTGGTTTACTCTAAGCTCTACTCTAAGTGAAGAGCCTCCGGGCCCGAAGGCCAATaaggaagtgccttaaacctccCTTCTTTCTAATGGCCatcagggggcgactccactggttgcaaaaagaagtcagtttctatagaagtctatggggaaatgaagctacttctcacttgatttattacctcagtaaacaaacaacgcgtttatggtctcaatgactaatttcaagtcttcttcaatagaGCATgattattttgtaaatattggtcacatttattttaaaatagatgatAAAGCAGGAGATGCTTTAGGGCGTAGCTACCTTGTGATTGAGTTTCTACCACAGTCGCTACCATGCCAACCTGTCAAGTaagacagaggcttagcaatgctaaccgtGGCACTATGTCCATTTACATAGCAGTGTAGTTTTTGACTTATTCAGCGTTCAGGTGTACTAAAAGACACAAAGTAGTTGGCTGCTAATTTTTTTCcagttgtacattttgtttttgcctgcTAGCCAAAATTAGCATCACAATTAATATGTTAATGTGAATTAAAGATGCGCCTcgctaaccaagctagctagctagctagcactagcattagctggtaacttagcGTTTAGATAAGAGCTTCTCCCAGCGCCGCCCTCTCTTcaaaatatggtcacttctggctccaacaAAACATGATAACAAGTGGGAGTGGTATATGACACTGAGATAATGCCAAAGTCAAGGCTTCAAAATGGTAGGCTACAAagcaatgggtgacatcacggTGGACTGCATGTTGGGTGTGTGAATGGTAATCTGCCTTTATTGCCTACTATATTTCACTACTGTGACAGATGTATTCCACCCCGATGTATGCTGGTATAGGCTCCAGCCCCCACACAGCATAAGTGTATAAAGATAAAGGATTAATAAGtaatgaaaaactaaaataatggcAGTGTTACTGTCTGTATCAGTCATCATCAGTTGCACTGTATTCATCATACAGTCCATACAGACAGATGGGAGTGGTATATGACAACAATAGATGAATGCATTGGTAATTAATAACCTTAAGGCTTTACCCAATGTGGTGTTTAGAAATCAGGCCAATAGGAGGGAAGCTTTCTGGCGGACATGTGTGGGTGGTACAGTGTGATGTAAGAGAAATTAGGGTGTGGTAATCTATTAATCATTAATAATTTAAGTTAgttgaaatattttaaaaatgacaaaatgacaaTGACAAATGACAGCCGATAACAGCAGCcctcaggctgaacaggaagtgacagaaagactatggtccgattccgatttaataaaatgttatcagacccatatatcagctcctacacaatctccagttgttttaattatgacagagtagctgttaaaatgctctacatgcgattttaattaacacactgtagatgatccgtaatcttaacaatcaatcaatcaacatttatttatatagcactttatagtaaccaaaaggtatccaaagtgcttcacatcaaaAACCAAGACTtaaacacacatcatataacatatcatacaataaaaagaatgacacatagaaacaataaaatcagaaaatgttacatataaataggagagggaaattgtcacaccactaccaTGTATTAAAAGCCTTTCTAAACAGATAAGTTTTGTGTTTAGACCTAAAATCGCTACACTGTAGTCGTCCGAAtttcagggggtaacttgttccagagtctcgggggaGCGACTGCAAAAGTCTGATCACCCCACCGTTTGTActttgaccttgggacttctaaaaccagctgatttgaggACCAGTTGTGCTCACACAGGGTTAAGATCTCGGACAGATACTCCGGggccaggccatttaaggccttgaaaacaaacaataaaatcttaaaatcgattctaaaacgcacagggagccaatgtagggtgtagagaacaggagtgatgtgtgcacgtctagatgtatttgttaaaaagcgagcagcagcattttgtacaagttgaagtcgtgagatggaggtctggTTCAGACCAACATAGAGAGCATTACAataatccaaccttgaactaataaaagcatgaataGCCCGACAGATTAACAGATTGAgtttctctgacttctaaacgtcactatcagccacacaacgtgttctgtacagaataagcctttaaatcaaacaaatagcagttaaaatccctccaaatcaaaatcaataaaatgtttacataaaacgttatcatgttgagtcgattgtgaaccaatcagctgttcgatcagctgagaggccggcgtttcccagcatgctctgagtccgcctgggtcttgcagttgGTGGAGAGCAACTGCGGCGCCTGGCTCTAAAagctgcggccgccttgatttcgtgaggttatcgttgcccacgtgtgcatgacgtcagagcaagtcgggatcaagtcagacacaaatctaaccggcatgcattgggcggcgatcgccggtgatcgatttTGCGCAgatctggctcatctcgaacgagcctaattCAACCGAGGTATTGATTTCATGTTACCGTTGATCTACGCTTGTCAAAAGGTTCTCTGTTGAACCAAGAAGTGAAAAATGGTCTCCAAGTCAAAGTGCAATTAATCAGACGTTGAAGAACATCTAGGCTGGAGGGCAGTAAATCATCAGCCTGAGTGTGAATAGAATATCTCTTATCTTACCTGGCAGAGTATTTATTTGATCTCCTCTCACCACAGACAACTTAGTCAAGTGGGTCAGATAACAGTTTCTCACTTAGCACACCTCTTCAACCCTCTTTGTGTCTTTACCTGAGAGCACGGACCTGTGACCTTCTGAGTATAACATTATCTAAATTCTTTAAACCTGCTTTAAATGATGTTTTCTGCCACTTGGAGGCAACATAACAAGCTCTAAACACAACATTAGCACCTTTAAAGATGTTATAGTAAAAGTGTCAGCAAactgttgcttatttacacatccagtagacatggagcaacattagcattcattttaaatcctATTTCTGGCCACCTGGTTTATGTAACTGCAGTATTCACTCTCTATTAGCTTCGTTCATGAACTCCTgaaggaaatatctgtctctttaactGTTAAATGTGTCACTATATAACTGctcactttgtctgtctgctgtttggcgCTGTGCAAGGGAGTTTAgttggtttatcagagctttttccaCTTAAAATGTCGGTGTTTGGAAAAAAACGCTGATGCAAATTGTAAGACAGTGAAGTTGtgggctgtaaaaccaaaacaatgagctgaaagatgctaaaatccTCCCATAGAGCTGAAAGGACCTGCAGAGTCTGCTGATGATTATTCTCTTTCACATTCAAAGAAAGTCATCAAACTCATTGTTCGtgttaaaatatgaattaatgGAGCTTTAAGTCACACAAATATGCCTGTAAGAAATAGACGGATTTCATTCCCAAAAGAAATGTTCAGATATTTAAAACACAGAGGTAAAAAGTAATTACCTACTATCCTAGGGTAAGTGCATTGATTGGTTCTTAATTTCATGCTGTTGATAATTTTGACTTTCTTTGTAAGTATGAATCACATTTAAAACTGTAAAGCAGTGACTAAACTTGATGTCAAATGCAGCTCCTCACTTTTAAAGCGTTTGGCCCACATCATCCGATCCATGCTGCCACGCCACAGGAAGTCAAAACAATGATCTCAAACAGTGTAAGTCATACAGCCCTGACATTTATGACAAATCCATAAATTAAATagatgtttattattttttaaggcCAAAGATATCTGTAAAATAACTACCTGCTCTCAGCAATTGAGGAAAACAGATATGATACAAAAAGCAGGAGTGTAAACTTTATATtagttcagaatcagaatcatttatttgtcattgtaaaaCATTGTCACAACGAAATTTAAGTGCTACTCCTTCTGGTGCCTAGAATTATACATTCATACGCACATGCCATACCCTTCCACAAACCATACCCTCACATACACATAATGGGACAGGTGCTTCTAGTGCATAGTACGTAGTATACATTCATACACTTACTCACAccgtactttttttttttaaaagatcacAGTACCGGAAAAGTGCAAATGCAGTGCATAATAGGCAAGATAATCATTCAGCATGATGAAGTCCTATTTCTGTAATTGACTGTTTAGAGTTGTGATGGCTGTGGAGAGAAAGCTGTCTCTGAACCTGGATGTGCGGGTTTTGACAGACCTCAGGAACGCCTTCCTGAGGAGAGTAACTGAAAGTGTTCGTGGCCCGGGTGAGAGGAGTCCTTGATTATGTTTTTTGCTCTGCTGAGGTAGTGGGATGAGGCGATGCTGTCAAGTGTGGGCAGCGAGCAGCCAATGATCTTTTCTGCAGACTGGATGACCCTTTGCAGTGGTTTTTTCTGTGCCACAGTGCAGCTTGCATACCACACTGTGATGCAGTACGTCAATGTGCTCTCTATGACAGAGCGATGAAAGGCCACCAGCAGCGTTTCCCTTAGGTTATTTCTCTTTAGCAGTCAGGAAGTAGAGACGCTGCTGTACATttttgatgatggtggtggtgttaGCTGTCCAGGAGAGGTCGTTAGTGATGTGGACTCCCAGGAATTTGAAGGTGTGGACCCTCTCGACGCTAGAACCTTCTATGAGGAGTGGCGGTGGGTCCATCTGCCgcttcctcctgaagtccagAATCAGCTCTTTGGTCTTTATGTGTTGAACTCCAGGTTGTTGTTATGGCACCATGCTGTCAGTCTCTTGATCTCAGCCCTGTAGTGTTTCTCATCTCCCTCTACTATGTGACCGACGACTGTGGTGTCATCTGCGAATTTAATGATGGTGTTCGTTGGATGAGCTGGGGAACAGTCGCTGGTGTATAGCAGAGGGCTGAGAACACACCCTTGCGGTGCACCCGTGCTGAGTGTGATGGTGGAAGAGAGGTGGGGGCCCAGTCAGACAACTTTTGAGCTTGTTGCAGTTTCCCCCAGTGTTCCCCCAGTGTTGTCCTCAGTATTGTTTACAATTATTGTGAAAACCATGTAACTGTAACAGTAATGATCCCCTGATTATCATGTGCAACTGTGGTCACGGTAAACTGAAGAAGTAATAATGggtaaaggaatagtttgacatgtcaaactattcctttaccCATTATTAAGCGTATTTCCAAAATGGAAATGCGCTTATTAACATTGTTATTGACTGTTacatgagaagatcaataccactctcatgtcagtAGGGTGAATATGAAgctgcagccagcagctggttagctttacttagcataaaaactgaaaacattggaaaaaaggtaGCCTGACTCTTTTCAAAGGTAACTaaatctttaaagaaaaaaaggattcaAGGCACTCttgttttgaaaatgatcataaaagcctttatttagatGGCTATTTCATATCGAAATCTTACATtaaaagtagagctgggcagCAGTTACTTtctaactagtaactaaatctTTGTTGGGATTAAACATAgaacgtgttaattagtgaggcTTTGAGGTGCTGATAGGCCGATTTCGCTACTTTTGGACACAGAGCCAGACTAACTGTTTcgctctgtttccagtctttatgctaagctaaccagctccTGGCTGTAGCGTTATATCAATCGTACAGACTTCAAGGTGGTAtttatcttttcatctaactcttaataagaacaaagttaataagcatgtttccaaaaatgtcaaactagtcCTTTAAACTGAAATTGAAACATATTGCCTGGGAAACATTTAGGAGATACAAAACTTCATCCCTGAGTTATTACATGATCCTTTGAATCTGTGGGTCATGCCAGGCACATAAAAGTAAGTTATATGAAATTAACCAGGTGTCAAGATATTTTTGTGATCTCTTCTTATCTAAACCTTTGGGTTTGTAAAACAGATACCTAAAACTGTAAATTGAACAAATCATCCCTCATCAAATCATCCCGTCAACATTGTTACATCATAGCATGGCCAATGAAGAGAAAATGAAGTGTCACTAACACTGaaatgccaaaacatttaaaaaacaaacgcCAGTGCATTGATTACAGAAAGATAGAATTGAATACTTGTTGTGACTGACAAGAAAGACCCCATCATATTATCAATGATCATTGAGTAAATGAGTAAAACCTTAATATGATGTGAAATATGAATGAATAACTAGTATTTCTCTATGTTGTTGTTGACTTATCTTGTATGGTATTCCCTTCTATttataatgattatttttatattgGAGAAGAACATTTGCAGATACAGTACAAGGAATATGGCTTTGTGGGCTGCTCCCATAGGTCACACGACACGACCCCACACAATACCACACTTATGAAAAGGTGAATCTACGGTATACACTTTAGGATTCAGGGAATAGGTTCATtatgaaaagaacaaaaa encodes the following:
- the LOC144516307 gene encoding guanylate cyclase activator 2B-like; the protein is MKTTLAIIAVLVLALGWTSEAVQVEENGLSFSLEAIKRLQELTESSGATGQQSPRLRASTVSLCADPMLPQEFLPLCKQRGASASLARLAMVPMDVCEICAFAACTGC